CCGGAATATCGTTATACGGATGGAGTAGATGCGACAACAGGCCCGCTTGGTCAAGGAATTGCAATGGCAGTTGGTATGGCGATGGCAGAACGACATTTAGAAGCGAAGTATAATAAAGATGGTTTTAATGTAGTGGATCACTATACTTATGCACTATGTGGTGATGGCGACTTGATGGAAGGTGTTGCTTCTGAAGCGGCTTCTTATGCTGGTCACCAACAATTAGGTCGACTGGTACTCTTATATGATTCCAACGATATTTCACTTGATGGTGATTTAGATAAATCTTTTTCTGAAAATGTGAAACAACGATTTGAAGCTTATGGCTGGGAACATTTGCTTGTAAAAGATGGCAATGACACAGCGGAAATTTTAGCAGCAATCGAAAAAGCAAAACAAAATACATCACAACCAACAATGATTGAAGTGAAAACCGTGATTGGCTTTGGGGCTCCAAACGAAGGTACTAGCAAAGTGCATGGTGCTCCACTAGGAGAAGAAGGTATACTAGCAGCGAAAAAAGCATACGGTTGGAACTACGAAGAAAAATTCTTTGTTCCTGAAGAAGTAACTGCTCGTTTTAAAGAAACGATTGGGGAACGCGGTGAGAAAGCGGAAGCAGCTTGGAATGAATTATTTGCTTCTTATAAAGTAAAATATCCGGAGCTTGCTAAACAATTAGAAGATAGTTTGAATAATAAATTACCAGTTGATTGGGATGCTGAGTTGCCTGTGTACGATGACTCAAAAGCATTGGCTAGTCGGGCCTCTAGCGGAGAAGTAATCAATGCGCTAGCTGCAAAAGTACCTACTCTATTCGGGGGTTCTGCTGATCTTGCTGGTTCTAATAATACAACTATTAAAACAGACGGTGAATTTACAAAAGCAACGCCAGCTGAACGTAACATTTGGTTTGGAGTTCGTGAATTTGCAATGGGTGCTGCTCTAAATGGTATGGCTCTTCATGGTGGCTTACAAGTCTATGGTGGAACATTCTTTGTCTTTTCGGATTATGTTCGTGCAGCAATTCGTTTATCGGCAATTCAACATCTACCTGTAACTTACGTAATGACGCATGACAGTATCGCGGTAGGGGAAGATGGACCAACTCACGAACCTATTGAGCAACTTGCTAGTCTGCGTGCAATGCCAGGACTTTCTGTTATCCGTCCTGCTGATGGAAATGAAGTTGTAGAGGCTTGGAAATTAGCAATTACTGCTACTTCTACTCCGCATGTACTTGTACTCACTCGTCAAGGATTGCCAACATTACCAAATTCTGCTAAATTAGCCGCAGCCGGTGTTAAAAAAGGTGCTTATGTCATCTCGCCAGCTACTAAAGAACAACCAGATGCAATCATTCTTGCAAGCGGGTCTGAAGTAAACTTGGCTGTTGAAGCACAAAAAGAACTTCTAGCTGGGGGAACGGATGTATCTGTTGTAAGTGTGCCTTCATTTGATCTATTTGAACAACAATCAGCAGAATATAAAGAAAGTGTTTTACCAACCGCTGTTAGAAAACGTGTAGCAGTGGAAATGGGAGCCAGCTTTGGCTGGGAACGCTATGTTGGTTTAGATGGAAAAGTAATTGGAATCGACAAGTTTGGTGCATCTGCTCCAGGGGAAACGGTGATTCATAATTATGGCTTTACAGTAGAAAATGTTGTAAATACAGTGAAATCACTTTAATTAATAGAAACAGGTCGCTGCTAGTTTTTCTAGAGTGACCTGTTTTTTATTGGGATAATTGATTGCGCTGTAAGGGCATTAATGATATAATTACGAGGTTGTTTGAAGCTTTTATTGCTAAATTGATCAAGATAATATGATTTAATGAAAAGTATTGTCTGTTTAATATAAATCAAGTACAATAAAAGAGGATTTTGTTTCAAGGAGGAGAAAAGAGACTATGTGGATTTACATTCTTGTCGGCATTATTTGTTTGCTAGCTGGTCTTGCGGGAGGATTTTTTATTGCGAGACGTTACATGATGAGCTATTTAAAAAACAATCCGCCAATTAACGAACAAATGTTACAAATGATGATGGCTCAAATGGGTCAAAAACCATCACAAAAGAAAATTAACCAAATGATGAGTGCGATGAACAAACAGCAAGAAAAAGAAAAACCAAAAAAAGCGAAGAAATAATATTTTACAATGTAAAACCCTTCGAAATTAGTAGTAACTAATGTTGAAGGGTTTTTTATTATGATTAAATATATCGAGTTAATAATGGAAAGTCTTTAAATTTTACATCATATTCTAAAATAGATAATTTTATTAATAAAGTTTGTGTAAACTGTTTAATATTTATCAATGGAATTTCTGGACTAACTATAGGTATATTTTCTGAGATGGAGATCAGCCAATTTTTTACTTCTGTGTAACTTAACTTTTGTAAGGTGAGTGCTGTAATTATTATTGTGCTTAATCGTTCATCCTCTTCACCGGTCAAAATGGTGTAGTTTCTTTTATAAAAACTACTTATGTTGTCCATAATAATTGTTACTTCTTTGTTTTTTATTGACATCTGATAAACTAACTCATCTAAAGCATCTGCTATGTGAGCGATACAATGCGCCCAACCTTTTCCTTCTACAAATGAGCGAGTATCATTTTCGGTTGCAAGTAATTGAGTCAATGATATATATATTCTTTGTACTTCTTTGGCTGTTAAGAAATTATGCACTTTATTATTAGATAAGAGTAAGGCGATAATTAGAGTTAGGAATGATCGTTGAAAAACAGCATCATTTTCGATAGATTTAATTTTATAAAAAAGATTTTTTTCATTCAAAGCGTAAGAATATATAATCATCTTCTGCTCATAGGATAAATTATCTTTTGTATAGAGCCATTCTGAAAAAATACTGTAGGCTATTTTATCTCTTAATTTGCTGTCAGTAGATGATAAATACGTTAAGAAAGTATTTATCATTTTTTCTGCTTTCTTGAAATTTTGAGGTAATTGATAATTAGTTAGTTTGAGTGAATTATACAAGCTATTATCTATCAAGTCGTCACTCCTTTTTTAAATTTTAATGGTTGAAATAATAAGCATCATTGGACGACGATATTCCTCCTGCATTTCTGGTAAATCTTTTAATTCAGGTGCTGGTTGTGGTTCAATAATACTTTTAATTTGAAAGCCATTTTCAATTAAGATTTGGATGTAGCTGGTTAATGTACGGTGATACTTTTGAACTTCTTCACCTAGGAAGTTTGTTGTGCGTAATGATTCATCAAAATAATGATCTACAGGCCAAAATAACTTATTTCCTTGTTCGTCCGTGATCCAAGCTTGTGAGCCTTCTGCTGTAAATACGGGATGCTCTACAGAAAAAATGAATGCGCCATTTTGTTTTAAATTAGTGTGTACTTTTTGGCAAACGCTAGTAAAATCAGCTACATAGTGAAGTGCAAGGGAACTTAAAACAACCTCGTAACTTTTGGGTTCTAACTTAATATCTTCAATCGCTTTTTGTTGATAACTAATAACAGGTGAAGTTGTTTTTTGTCGTGCTTCCGTTAACATTCGTTCAGATAAATCTATTCCTACCACTTTTTTTGCGCCATGTTCAGCGGCGTAAATACAGTGCCAACCGAAACCACAACCTAAATCAAGAACTGTTTTTTGATTAAAATCAGGAAGTAACTTTTTAAATTCGTGCCATTCGCCAGCAGCTTTTAGACCTTCTTTGGAACGGGGCATTTGACTGTATTGTTCAAAGAAATGCTGATTATCATATTTATTTTCTTTCATTTTAATCCTTCTCCCTAAAATTAATCAGATACTTGACTGAATTCTTTATCTAAGAAGAGGTGAGCGAGTCCACTCACTTGTTTTAAACGTAAGATTTCATTAGCATCCATACCGATATTTTTCATAATCCAGTTATCAGACATACCGCTATCCGCTAATTCGCCTACAATATTCGACATTAGCTCTACATTATGAAATCCGCGAGCTCGGTTATGCCGGATAGTAGAGGCAATCCGGTTGACGACATTTTTTTCTAGAATAACAACTGGAACCATTTCGTTTTCTCTTTCTCGAATGCGTTTAGATGTTTGTATGATTGTAAACCGATGAAAGCCATCGATTATTTCATAGTTGCCTGAATCTTCTAAAGGGTAACAAACGAGTGGTTGTGTGAACCCATCTTCCCAAATGGATTTTTCTAGTAATTTTAATTCAGTTGCAGGAACCGTGTTCGGGTTGTAATTATTTGCTTGAAGTTTGGAGTAGTGGACAGGGATAACGTTATAAACAGGACTTTTGTAGTTCATTATATCACCTCAAAGGATATTATTATATTTCTCTAGTGCTTTCTTTCGCTTTTCAAGTTCCAGTTTTGTTTGACCGAATCCCATATATTTGCAAGAATAATCATTTTTTAAAATGGCGATACACATCCGTTTATATGTAGGAACGCTTGAAAATTCTTTAATTTTTAGGTCATCTGGATATTCTTTAAAGCGAACAACTTCCATTTTATTTGTATACGT
The nucleotide sequence above comes from Listeria ivanovii subsp. londoniensis. Encoded proteins:
- the tkt gene encoding transketolase, encoding MFDNTDTLAVNTIRTLSIDAIQKANSGHPGLPMGAAPMAYALWSRVLNTNPKNSHWFNRDRFVLSAGHGSMLLYSLLHLSGFKLELEDLKNFRQWESKTPGHPEYRYTDGVDATTGPLGQGIAMAVGMAMAERHLEAKYNKDGFNVVDHYTYALCGDGDLMEGVASEAASYAGHQQLGRLVLLYDSNDISLDGDLDKSFSENVKQRFEAYGWEHLLVKDGNDTAEILAAIEKAKQNTSQPTMIEVKTVIGFGAPNEGTSKVHGAPLGEEGILAAKKAYGWNYEEKFFVPEEVTARFKETIGERGEKAEAAWNELFASYKVKYPELAKQLEDSLNNKLPVDWDAELPVYDDSKALASRASSGEVINALAAKVPTLFGGSADLAGSNNTTIKTDGEFTKATPAERNIWFGVREFAMGAALNGMALHGGLQVYGGTFFVFSDYVRAAIRLSAIQHLPVTYVMTHDSIAVGEDGPTHEPIEQLASLRAMPGLSVIRPADGNEVVEAWKLAITATSTPHVLVLTRQGLPTLPNSAKLAAAGVKKGAYVISPATKEQPDAIILASGSEVNLAVEAQKELLAGGTDVSVVSVPSFDLFEQQSAEYKESVLPTAVRKRVAVEMGASFGWERYVGLDGKVIGIDKFGASAPGETVIHNYGFTVENVVNTVKSL
- a CDS encoding YneF family protein, with the protein product MWIYILVGIICLLAGLAGGFFIARRYMMSYLKNNPPINEQMLQMMMAQMGQKPSQKKINQMMSAMNKQQEKEKPKKAKK
- a CDS encoding DUF2785 domain-containing protein, which gives rise to MIDNSLYNSLKLTNYQLPQNFKKAEKMINTFLTYLSSTDSKLRDKIAYSIFSEWLYTKDNLSYEQKMIIYSYALNEKNLFYKIKSIENDAVFQRSFLTLIIALLLSNNKVHNFLTAKEVQRIYISLTQLLATENDTRSFVEGKGWAHCIAHIADALDELVYQMSIKNKEVTIIMDNISSFYKRNYTILTGEEDERLSTIIITALTLQKLSYTEVKNWLISISENIPIVSPEIPLINIKQFTQTLLIKLSILEYDVKFKDFPLLTRYI
- a CDS encoding class I SAM-dependent methyltransferase: MKENKYDNQHFFEQYSQMPRSKEGLKAAGEWHEFKKLLPDFNQKTVLDLGCGFGWHCIYAAEHGAKKVVGIDLSERMLTEARQKTTSPVISYQQKAIEDIKLEPKSYEVVLSSLALHYVADFTSVCQKVHTNLKQNGAFIFSVEHPVFTAEGSQAWITDEQGNKLFWPVDHYFDESLRTTNFLGEEVQKYHRTLTSYIQILIENGFQIKSIIEPQPAPELKDLPEMQEEYRRPMMLIISTIKI
- a CDS encoding IbrB-like domain-containing protein — translated: MNYKSPVYNVIPVHYSKLQANNYNPNTVPATELKLLEKSIWEDGFTQPLVCYPLEDSGNYEIIDGFHRFTIIQTSKRIRERENEMVPVVILEKNVVNRIASTIRHNRARGFHNVELMSNIVGELADSGMSDNWIMKNIGMDANEILRLKQVSGLAHLFLDKEFSQVSD